The sequence TGAAAAATTCGTCCCCCGCGGCGGGCCGGATGGCGGGGATGGCGGGAATGGCGGCAAGGTCATCCTCGTGGTTGACAACTCCACCGACACCCTGCGGCAATACCATTACGACCCGAAGCTGATCGCCGAGGACGGCAAGCCCGGCGGAAAGCACAAGAAGACCGGCAAGAGCGGCAGGGACAAGATCGGCAAGGTGCCGCCGGGGACCGTCGTCTATCGCACCGATGCGGCAACGGTGAACGAGGCGGTCGAGTTCGAGCGCAGCGAGGACGGCATCGATCTCGATCCCATCGCGGATCTCGTGGAGGAGGGGCAGCGCATCGTTCTTTGTGAGAATGGCGTGGGAGGCGAAGGCAATTTCAAGTTCCGCACCGCCACGAACCAGACCCCCACCGAGCACACCCTCGGCACGCCGGGGCAGCAGGGGGTCTATTACCTGGAGCTGCGCCGCATCGCCGATGCCGGTCTTGTCGGATTTCCCAATGCCGGCAAATCCACCCTGCTCGGAGCCATCTCCCACGCCAAGCCGAAGGTCGGCTCCTATCCGTTCACGACCCTCCAGCCTATGATCGGCGTTGTGGAGTTCGGCGGCTTCCGCCGCTGCACCGTCGCGGATATCCCGGGGCTCATCGAGGGTGCGCATGAGAACCGCGGCCTAGGCCATGAGTTCCTGCGCCACATCACCCGCTGCCGGGTTTTGCTCTTCGTGCTCGATATGGCCGGCAGCGAGGGGCGCGATCCCATCGGCGATCTGGAAATCCTGCGCAAGGAAATCAAGGAATACGACGAGGATCTTGCGAAATTCCCTTGGAAGGTGATCGCCAACAAAATGGATCTTGAGGGTGCGGGGGAAAACCTCGCCGCGTTCAAGCAGCGTTTTCCGAAGGTGGATGTAATCGCGATTTCCGCCGAGAAGGGCGAGGGGCTGGACAATTTGAAAATGATGTTGGATTCCGAAGTCTCGCACCGCGCCAAGAAATGAATGTGAATCCGGTCTTCGTCTATGGCACCCTGAAAAAGGGCGGTTCCAACCACTTCCGGATGGGGCGCACCAGCTTCGTGGGTGCGGGCAGAATTTTTGGGAAAATGTATCGCATCGATTGGTATCCGGCGCTGGTTTGCGGTGGGGACTCATTGGTGAGGGGGGAGCTCTATCTCGTCAGCGATGCGGATCTTGCGGCGCTGGATCGCTTTGAGGGCATCACCCCGGAGACCGATGAACCGCGCGAATACCGCCGTGTGAAAACCATGGTGACCCTTGACTCCGGGGAGACAGGCGAGGCATGGGTCTGGGAGTGGGCAGGCGGGATCGGTGCCGCCATACCCTTGGACGGCGAGGATTGGCTGGCCTACGAGCCGAACCCCAGCTGAGATCCACGTGGAGCCGGAAATCATCCCACCGGAGATCCTGCTCGATGCCTACGCACAGGGCGTTTTTCCCATGGCGGAGGGGGGCGAGATCGTATGGTTCTCGCCCATGCTGCGCGGGATCATCCCGCTCGACGAGAGGTTCCACATTCCCCACGGATTGCGGAAAAAGCTCAGGAAGTCGCCGTTTGAGATCCGATACGACACCGCGTTCCGGGAAGTCATGCTCGGCTGCGCGGCGCGCGACAGCACCTGGATCGACAACGTGATCCTAGAAAGCTACTGCCGCCTGCACGAACTCGGTCACGCGCATTCCGTGGAGTGCTGGGATGCGGATGGCCTGCAGGGTGGGCTCTACGGTGTCGCAATGGGCAAGGCTTTCTTTGGCGAGAGCATGTTCACAAGGAAGACGGATGCTTCGAAAATCGCCCTTGTGGCCTTGGTCGGAAGGCTGCGGGAGCTGGGCTTCGGGCTGCTGGATACCCAGTGGATGACGGATCACCTGCGTGCCTTCGGGGGCTGTGAGATAAGTCGCCATGAATATTTAAGCTTACTTGATGAGCTGACTTGATTGATATTACTATAGTTGAAATCATATTGTTTAGTTGGTTTAATTTTAATTAAACTTAACTTAAAAAGTATATTTTTTGCTTGTTGTGTATCTAGGTGTCTGGTCATTTAGGTGCGTCTGGCCGTAACTCGGTTAAGACACCCCCCACCCCCCACCCCCCACCCCCCCACAACATGAAAGCATTGATCGCACTAGCGGCCGCTCTGGTCGTTGCCTCCGCAATGTCCTCACAAGGACAAACACTCACTTGGAACCTGGGCGGCTCTGCCGGATATGGTTCCTCCAATGGAAACTCCCTCTCTTTCACCCAGAGCGGCGTCAAGGTTACAGCCTCGGCATGGAGTTACACCAAGGGTTCCTCAAACAACGCGCTCGAAAGCGCCAAGCTCGGCCAATGGAGTCCGGGTCTTGGGGTTGTAAACCGTGAGGAGAATAACTCCAGCCCATGGCACCAGGTTGATAACTACCTTCAGAACGACTATATCCTTTTCGTCTTCGATCATCTTGTAACCGTGCAATCGGTCAAAATCACACCTTCCCCCGGGCCATACGACCAGGATGTTTCCTACTGGGTGGGTAACATTGCCAACAGCAATCTCGATGGCGTGAGTTACTCCGGCCTTGCCGCTCTCGGTTTCCTCCCTGAGAAGGTAGTGTCAGGAAATTCCTCCAGCTCATCCAAGATCGTTGGAATCGATTCTCCTTCCAGCGGAATCAACGCAATCCTCTTCGGCCCGGAGCGGGGCCTTGAAACGGACAGTACATTCATCGACGCCTTCAAGGTCGGAAATATCACGGCGAAAGTCGTCCCTGAGCCTTCCGCAGCCCTTCTTTTTGTCATCAGCTCACTGGGTTTCTGCCTCCGCCGCCGCCGCTAGGCACATCGGTCTTTTTCGTGGAATTGTTTTCCCGCGCCCCCTTGGGGCGCGGGTTTTTTTGTGCCGGAATCCGGAAGCCGGGGCTTGATTCGTTAAGTTTTCCGAAATACCTTCCATGTGAGTTTGTCCATGAGCCGCACGAAGATAAAGGCCAGCACGAGGAATCAGCAGAACAGGAAGAGGGTGCGTCCGCAGGGCGTGCCCGCATTCCTTTCGTCAGTGAAGAAGCGCAGCCACGAGGAGAACAAGCGCCGCCTGCGTCGGCGCAGCGGCAAGGATTTCCTCGCCTCCGTCGGCATCGATGAAATCCACTGCGAGGAATCCCAACCGGGGCTCCGCACCCATTTCCTGCGCTTCCTTCTCGCCTGCATCCTGCTGCCGGTCTGCTGGGTGACGACCTGGACTTTCCTCATCCGCTTCTCCCACACAACCGTGGAGCAGGGATTCTGGCAGGCCTCGCAGTTCTGGTATTTCGCGGTGGGCGCGCTGGTGATGCTAGGTTGGTTCTGGTCACGGATCTGGCAGCCGGCCTTCCTGTATTGCTACGTCTTCGGCCACGAGGTCACCCACGCCGCATTCGTGAAATGCTTCGGCGGCAGGGTGCTCGACATGGACTGGGGCACGCAGGGTGGTTATGTGACCACCGACAAGACCAACTGGGTTATCGCCCTCTCCCCGTATTTCGTTCCGTTCTGGAGCGTGATCGCGGTGATCGCCTATGTGACGGCGAGCCTCCTCTACGAGATCACGCCGCTGGGCAACATGGTTTTCTACGGAGTGATCGGAGCCACGTGGTCATTTCACCTGACTTGGACGCTCTGGATGATCCCGAGGGATCAGCCGGACCTCAAGGACAACGGCACCTTCCTTTCGCTTGTCCTCATCTACTTCGGGAATCTCATCGTCCTCATCGGGCTGCTCTGCCTTGCCGCGCCTTCGCCCGTGGAAAGTTTGCGGGATTTCGCATACTCATGGCTCAGCACAGCCGCGACATGGGCTGATGCCGCGCTGCGCTGGATCCAGGATCTCGCGGAAAACGCCGCCCGCAGCTGAGAGGCGGGATTCGCAATTGTCTTCGGGCCGGAACGGTAGAAGTATCAGGCCGTGATCGATCTCGATGCAAACGCGACCACGGCCATGCTTCCCGAAGTTCTGGACGCGATGCTGCCTTGGCTTTCCGGGAACCATGCAAATCCATCCGGAAGCTACCGTGCCGCGAAGCTTGCCCGGGCCGCCATCGACACGGCGCGCGGGCACGTCGCAGCTCTCATCGGGGCGGATGCCGGGGAAATCGCATTCACCGGCTCAGGCACCGAGAGTGTCAACACCGCCCTGCATTCCCTCGACAATCTGGCGGGCCATGGCAAGGCCGCCGTGTCAGCCATCGAGCACAGCGCGGTGCTGCGCCATGTGGAAAAGCAGGGCAGGGGAGTCCACCTGCTTCCTGTCGGTGTTGGCGGGAGGGTCGATCCGGATTCGCTGCGCACGGCGTGCGCCGGGCTGGCCTATCTCTCCATCATGTCCGCAAACAACGAGACCGGAGTCATCCAGCCGCTCGGAGAGTTGTCGTCCATCGCGCGCGGACTAGGCCTTCCGATCCATACGGATGCGATCCAGGCGATCGGCAAAATCCCTTTCGATGTCCGCACCACAGCCGTTGACATGCTCTCCCTCTCCGCACACAAGTTCCACGGGCCGAAGGGGATCGGTGCCCTTTACATCCGGAATGGCCTGGATTTTTCACCCCTGCTCCTCGGTGGGGGGCAGGAAAACGGACGCCGCAGCGGCACCGAGAATGTGGCGGCCATCGTTGCCATGGGCGAGGCGGCGCGCCTGGCGACCCTGGGTCTGGGAGATGGCATCTCTGAACGGATCCGCGGCATGAGGGATTCCTTTGAAAATGAAATCCTTGCAGCCGTCACCGGAGTGACTCTGAACGGCGATCCGCAAAACCGCCTTCCCAACACCTCTCACATTTCCTTCGAAGGCTGCGACGCGGCGGGTCTGCTCATCCTACTTGATGAGGCCGGGGTGGCCTGCTCAGCCGGCTCCGCCTGCATGACAGGAAAACAGAAACCATCCCACGTCCAGCTAGCCATGGGCATCCCGGAGCAGCGGGCGAAAACCAGCCTGCGTTTTTCGTTTTCCCGCCTGAACACCGCGGAAGAGTCCGCCGCCGCCGCCGCGAAAGTCATAGCTGCAGTCGGAAAGCTCCGCCGCGTCCAGGGAAACGGGATCGGACCGGTGGCGGTGTATTCCGGGTGATAAGGATTTTCGTAATATCACCGGAAACGAAGTGACTAGGAATCTGTTTACAAGATTCCCCCCTTTTGGGTACACACAGGGCGCTACCTCAGCCGAGTTCCGGACACCCTCTTGGAATCACCCCCCACGCAGAGCTTGCCATGTCACCCACACCACCCACCCTTAATCCGTCCCAGACGGTGGAGCGCATCCGCGAGATCATCGTCGGCCGCCATTTGGAGCGTCTCGAAGGCCGCATATCCCGCCTCGAGTCCGCCCCTTCCGTCATGCCACGCTCGGTGAATCCCGAGCAGTTCGAAGACAGGCTGCTTGTGACCGAAGCCCGTGTCGAAGCCCTGCAGGATCATGTCCATCGCATTGAGAACAGCCGCGGCGACCTTGAGGCGACCGCCGCCATGCAGCGCCAGGAAGCGCAGCGGCTTGCATTCCAGATTCAGGAAATCGCCCGTGAAAAGTCCGCCGCCACCACCCTTCCGGCGGTGGAGAACCTTGAGCGGAAGCTCGGAGCTTGGCTCGTTGAGTGGCAGAAATCCATCAACGCCCGCCTCGAAAGCCACGACCGCCAGCTTGCCGAGGGCCTGCGTGCGGAACTCGCCGCGATCAAGGACGGCTTCGAAAGGCGTTTTTCCGAGCTTGAGGCCAAGTCTGGGTGCCTGGGCTCTGTCGAGGAAAGATTCGCAAGGATCGCCGCCGCCGCCCGCGCGCTAGCCGAAAGCGCAGCTTCCTTTTCAAATCCCATCCCGCCCAAGGCATGAGCGGCAGGCATTTCAGCCCCATACCAAGTGCCGCCGCTCCCGGTGGCGACGGCGGATTCCAGAACATGCCGCAGTTCCGCTCCGCCCTGCCGGTTTCCTCGGACGAAGTGCCCAAAAGCTGGTTCCGCCCGCTCATGGTGCTTCCAGCCGTCCCCGCCGCCCGCGCCTACGCGGATCCATCATACACGCCGCCACTGGCGAAATCCATCGGGCATCTACCGGTCCAGCACTCCGCAGCCACTCCGCCCAAGCCGGTTCTCCTGCCGGAAATCGTCCTGCCCCCGGAAGCCCCGTCCGCCGACGATTACCCGTTCAAGGCCGCCCCGGACTACAGCGACGAGGATCTGACGGAAGCCTTCGCACCCATCGTGCAGGCCGCCGTCCGCCATGCCATCTATCAGAGCGAAGGCAGCAGGATGGATGCCTTCCTTGAGCCAATGCTCCGCGCCACCGTCCGCCGCGCCCTTGCGGAATACAGCCCCGCCTCGCGCCCCTTCCAGGCTCCGGGCTTCATGGATCGAACCGTCTGGAGGCTCCAGGCGCTTTTCTCCAGCCGCTCCTTCGAGGATGTGCTTTTCGAAAAAACCAACCGCTTCCAGGTCGAGGAGGTCTTCCTTTTCGATTCGGAGACCCTCGCCTTGATCTCCTTCGCAAGCTGCGACCCCGCCCGACATTCCTCCGCCAAGCGCGTCGAGGGCGCGGCCCACAGGATCGCCATCCAGGTCCGCGATGACGCGGGCGCCATCCGCCGCTCCTTCGAGCAGGCGGACGGGCGCAACGTCATCGCCGAAGTCGGCAAGCACGTGCTGCTTGTCGCAATAGTCCGCGGCAAGCCCAACGAACTCATGCTCGCCGACCTAGGTTTTTCCCTGCACCGCATCGAGGATCATTTCCGAGAGCGCTTCGAGCAGGCCGGTTCCGCCCTCATGCACGCCCTCCAGCCCTTCCTTGAGGATTGTCTCCTCATACAGGCTCCGGCCAGCGCGGCCTGATCTTTTTGCCTGCATGTTCCGCAATCATTCGGATGAAAGGGCAGTTGAGCGCTGCGCTGCGCAAGGATCCAGGGCTTTCTCAGAGACTTTCTGAAAAACGGTTCACACGCGGCTAACCTCCTAAGCTTCCGCTTTGCCATTGGGACACGGATCAAGCTCCGGGACTGGATCAACCAGCCGAACGTGCTTTCCACGACCCATCGTTTCTGAAAGAGCCGCACTCGTTGCGGGATATTTCCTGAAACGAATCAGGCAACTTCGACGACGAGGTTGATCTCCACGGAAACATCCAGCGGCAATGCCGCGACGCCAAGCGCGGTGCGGGAGTGCTTGCCGCGCTCGCCGAAGATTTCCACCAAAAGTTCGGACGCCCCGTTGATCACGGTGGGATGTCCCGTGAAGTCGGGTTCCGAGTTCACGAAGCCATTGAGGGTGACGATCTGCTTCACGTTGTCCAGCGAGCCGATCGCCTCCTTGATCACCGCCAGCCGGTTGAGGATGGCGATGCGGGATCCCTCGACCGCCTTCTCCACCGGGCAGGCGGAGGGGACTTTCCCGAGGATCTTGGCATCACCGTCGATGGGGAGACCGCCTGAGAGGAACAGGAGGTTTCCGGTGCGCACCCAGTTCACGTAGGCGGCGATGGGCTGGGGCACTTCCGGCAGTTTCAGTCCGAGCGATTCGATCTTGGCGAGGGTCTTGTCTTGCATGTGCGGGAAAGGTGCGGAGCGAGGCGGAACGGGTCACGAAAAATCCGCCCTGCATTGAAATCCGTATCTTGCCTATGGGAAAAACGGGGATAGAATGCGAATGCATGTATTCAGCAACAGCATTTTCCATCCTGCCCATCGCCCTTGCATCAAGCCTCCACGCGGGGATAGGAACCGAAGTGGTTTACAAAGGCCTCGAACGCCCGGTCTGGGCCGGTGCCCCCGCCTCCGTGAAAGGTAAGCTCTGGGTCATGGAGCAGGCCGGCACCGTCTGGATCATCGACCTGGCGACGGGGGAAAAATCCAAGGAGCCTTTCCTGGATATCAGGGACAAGGTCACGCGCAAGAGCAACGAACAGGGATTGCTTGGCCTGGCTTTCGCCCCGGATTTCGGGAAATCCGGCAGATACTACATCAACTACAACGAGCTGGGCGGCGACTCGCGCATCGTGCGCTATGTCACCAAGGACGGTGCCACGACCGATCCGGAATCCGGCGAAATCATCCTCGAATACAAGCAGCCTTTCGGAAACCACAACGGCGGCTGGCTCGATTTCGGCCACGACGGATTCCTCTACATCGCTACCGGGGACGGCGGTGCGGCGAATGATCCGAAGAACCTCGCCCAGGATCTAACCAGCCACCTGGGCAAGCTCCTGCGCCTCGATGTCTCCGGCGAGAAAGGCTACAAAGTGCCGAAGGACAATGCCTTCGCGGGGAAAAGAGGTGCCCTTCCAGAGATCCATGCCATCGGCCTGCGCAACCCATGGCGCTGCTCCTTTGATCGCCAGACCGGTGATTTCTGGATCGGCGATGTCGGCCAGAACCATTGGGAGGAAATCAACTTCGTGGAGAACGGCAAAGCGGGTGGCATGAACTTCGGATGGAGGCTCCGCGAGGGCGAGATCGAGACGCCCAAGAAGGAGGTGGGTGGGAAGAAACCCAATGCCAATGTCGAGCCGGTATATGTCTACAAGCACGGCAGCGGCCCGAGCGAAGGCCTCTCGGTGACGGGCGGCTACGTGTATCGCGGCTCCAAGGTTCCTGATCTGATAGGCCGCTACGTGTTCGCGGATTACCAGAATCCCCGGATTTGGTCGCTTGTCGAAAAGGATGGGAGCGTTTCCGGTTTCACCGATCACACCAGCGAACTTCAGCCTGAGGGCGGCCGCATCAACCTCATCTCCTCCTTCGGCGAGGACGCCGAGGGCGAGCTTTACATCACCGATCTGAGCGGTCCGGTGTATCGGGTGGTGGAGAAGTGATTCAGCCCTATCCGCGTGTGCGGAGCGAGCGGGCCATGCCGAGCCATGATGCGCCTGCGCATAGCACGATCATGGTGGTGAAAAGATTCCCGGCACGGTGCTTCATCAGGCCGTTTTCCGGGTGAGCAATCACTTCCGCAGTGAGTCCTGCCCCGGCGATGAATATGGCGGCGGTGATCAGCGCAAAGACGGCGGTGCCTTTGCGGGATGGGTTGGTGAAAACCATGGATGCCGGGATCGCGGCGGCCAGCAGGGCGCAGCCGGCTGCGGCGAGCGGCATCATGGGCATGGTGAAGCCCACAAGGACGGAGCTTGTCCCACCGAAAAAAAGCGCGGCGATGGCCATCCCTTCGATCTTTTCCATGCGATCCAGCGACATCCTCGCGACAGGATCCCGGAGCAGGAAAAAATTTGCGAGCCCGCTGCTCAGCCAGCTGCCGAAGACGAAAAGATAGTAGGCGAAGACCACAAGGACCACGAGCAGCGGATGGATGCCTGCGGCCAGGGTGCGCAGCACGCGGAAGCCGATGATGAGGGAAATGATGATCAGGGTGCGGTTGCTCTCGCTGAATTTCTGAAGGAAAAACGACCATTTCAGGAACAGCCGGAAAAAGGCGGAGCGTGCGCGGAACGATTCCTTGAGGCCTTCGCGGGCGTATCCCATCTCCGGATCGATGCGGAGCGACTCGCGGAATTTTTCCTCGGCTCCCTTGATGTCGCCGCGTTGGAGGGCCGCCCAGCCGGCGGTGGCGAAGGAGAAGGCGTTCTCCGGATCGCGGGCGAGGCGGCGGGAGGATTCCTCCTCGGATTCGTCGAGGCGGTTCTGCATGCGCAGGACGTGGGCGAGGAGGTTTGACCCCATCTCATCGTCCGGGTCGATCTCAAGCGCCTTGCGCGCGGCTTCCTCGGCATCCTTCCAGCGGGTGAGGTCGATGAGGGCGACGCATTTGGAATTCCACGCGTAATCGGAATCCGGTTCCAGGGCGATGGCGGACTCGGCGAGAGCAAGGGCTTCCTTGGCCTTGTTCAGGTGGGTGAGGATGCGGGACTGGAGGGCGAGGGGAAAGGCGAGTCCTGGCAGCAGGCCGGTGGCGGAACGGGCATCGCCGAGGGCGAGCTTCATCTGGCCGGGGATCTCCATGCGGTTGAGCGCAAGCTCGATGAAGGCGGCGGGATCCTCCGGGTGGTGCGCGAGGTGGGACAAGAGGATGGCGACGGCTTCCTCATGGCGGCCGCGCTCACGCAGGAGCTGTGCGCGGGTGAATGCGGCGCTCATTTCTTCAGGCCGAGGTAGGTGAGGATGTCATCGTAGAATCCGCTCTGGTTTGCATAGAGCGCGTGGTTCTTGGCGCTCTCGAACCATTTTTTCGTGGAAGGCTTCACATCCTTCGCCGCCTTGGCGAGCATCTTGCCGGTCACGGGGACGATGCCGCCTTTCCTCATGGCCTCCGCGATGGCGGCTTCCGTGGCCTGATCGAAGACCGCCTTCATGTCTGCGCCGGAAAATCCCTCGGTGCGCTTGGCGATGTCCGCCGGATCGAAGTCCGCCAGCGGCCTGTTGCGGGCATGGATTTTCGCAATCTCCTCGCGTGCCTTGAGATCCGGCGGTGGGACGAAAATGATGCGGTCGAAGCGGCCGGGGCGGAGGAAGGCGCCATCGAGTTGCCACGGGGCGTTGGTCGCACCGAGGATGAGCAGATCGTCGTTCTGCGCCTGTGCGCCATCCAGCTCGGAGAGGAACTGGTTGATGAGGGTGCGGCCTGCGGATTGGCGCATGTCGCGGCGGTCTGCGGCGAGGGCGTCCGTCTCATCGAAGAAAAGCACGGCTGGCGTGGACTTGCGGGCCAGCTCGAAGATCTTGTGGAGCTTCTGCTCGGACTCGCCGATGTACATGTCTAGGATCTGGTGGAGGCCGACGGAGAGGAAGGTGGATTCGATCTCACCGGCGGTGGCCTGCGCCATCATCGTCTTCCCGCAGCCGGGTGGGCCGTAGAGCAAAACCCCGCCCCCGGCTTTCTTTCCGTATGCGGCAAAGAGCTCCGGGTTTTTCAAGGGGTGGATGATCTTCATCCGGATATCATCCTTCACTTTTTCCATGCCTCCGACGTCCGCGAACCTGGTGTCCGTCCTCACCCGGAACTCGACCCCGAGATCCAGCGCGGCGGCGGCGTCCAGACCCTCGAAGGGGAAATCGTCATCGTCATCGAAATCATCGTTGTCCTCGAAATCGTGGATATCTCCGTTGGAGGCCATCACGCCGCGCTTCTGGCCGGGGCTGGAGAGGATTTTTTCCAGCAGTTCGTCGTCCGCCACGGAGCGATCCAGCCCGACGGCCTTGTCGTAGAATTTGCGGGCGGCGGCGGCATCCTTCTCGCCGAGCGACATGCTCGCGCGGAGCATCCAGGCCGGTGCGAAATGCGGCTTGCGGGAGCAGAGATCCTCCAGCCTTACGATGGCCTCGGAGCTTTTTCCCGTCATCTCGAGGACGCGTGCGATGCCTAGCAGCGCCTCGCTGTTGTCGGGATCGAGGACGAGCACGCGATCATACAGATCCCGTGCGCGGAAAAAACCGAAGTGGTACTCCTCCGCCTTCGCGACCATGAGGATGAGCGGGACGTTGTCCGGCGAAGCGGCGAGCGCCGCGTGAAGTCCTTCAAGATCCATGCGAGGTATGACAAATGAATTTCCGGGCTCGGGCAAGCCCGGCTAGCGGTCGAAGAGGGCGAACTTGAGATCCGCTTCGGAGACGACCTCGCCGTTGACGAGGCAGCGGCAGGAGGTTTGGCCGATGTTTCCGCGCACCTTGGTCGTTTTCGCCTCGGTGATGAGGGTGTCCCCGGGCATGACCGGCTTGCGCCACTTGACGTTGTCGGCGGACAGGAAGTAACCGATTTTCCCGAGATTCTCGGGCTTGCGGAGCATGAGGATGGAGGAAAC comes from Akkermansiaceae bacterium and encodes:
- the obgE gene encoding GTPase ObgE — translated: MFIDHIRILAKAGDGGDGAVSWRREKFVPRGGPDGGDGGNGGKVILVVDNSTDTLRQYHYDPKLIAEDGKPGGKHKKTGKSGRDKIGKVPPGTVVYRTDAATVNEAVEFERSEDGIDLDPIADLVEEGQRIVLCENGVGGEGNFKFRTATNQTPTEHTLGTPGQQGVYYLELRRIADAGLVGFPNAGKSTLLGAISHAKPKVGSYPFTTLQPMIGVVEFGGFRRCTVADIPGLIEGAHENRGLGHEFLRHITRCRVLLFVLDMAGSEGRDPIGDLEILRKEIKEYDEDLAKFPWKVIANKMDLEGAGENLAAFKQRFPKVDVIAISAEKGEGLDNLKMMLDSEVSHRAKK
- a CDS encoding aminotransferase class V-fold PLP-dependent enzyme translates to MIDLDANATTAMLPEVLDAMLPWLSGNHANPSGSYRAAKLARAAIDTARGHVAALIGADAGEIAFTGSGTESVNTALHSLDNLAGHGKAAVSAIEHSAVLRHVEKQGRGVHLLPVGVGGRVDPDSLRTACAGLAYLSIMSANNETGVIQPLGELSSIARGLGLPIHTDAIQAIGKIPFDVRTTAVDMLSLSAHKFHGPKGIGALYIRNGLDFSPLLLGGGQENGRRSGTENVAAIVAMGEAARLATLGLGDGISERIRGMRDSFENEILAAVTGVTLNGDPQNRLPNTSHISFEGCDAAGLLILLDEAGVACSAGSACMTGKQKPSHVQLAMGIPEQRAKTSLRFSFSRLNTAEESAAAAAKVIAAVGKLRRVQGNGIGPVAVYSG
- a CDS encoding RidA family protein, with the protein product MQDKTLAKIESLGLKLPEVPQPIAAYVNWVRTGNLLFLSGGLPIDGDAKILGKVPSACPVEKAVEGSRIAILNRLAVIKEAIGSLDNVKQIVTLNGFVNSEPDFTGHPTVINGASELLVEIFGERGKHSRTALGVAALPLDVSVEINLVVEVA
- a CDS encoding AAA family ATPase, coding for MDLEGLHAALAASPDNVPLILMVAKAEEYHFGFFRARDLYDRVLVLDPDNSEALLGIARVLEMTGKSSEAIVRLEDLCSRKPHFAPAWMLRASMSLGEKDAAAARKFYDKAVGLDRSVADDELLEKILSSPGQKRGVMASNGDIHDFEDNDDFDDDDDFPFEGLDAAAALDLGVEFRVRTDTRFADVGGMEKVKDDIRMKIIHPLKNPELFAAYGKKAGGGVLLYGPPGCGKTMMAQATAGEIESTFLSVGLHQILDMYIGESEQKLHKIFELARKSTPAVLFFDETDALAADRRDMRQSAGRTLINQFLSELDGAQAQNDDLLILGATNAPWQLDGAFLRPGRFDRIIFVPPPDLKAREEIAKIHARNRPLADFDPADIAKRTEGFSGADMKAVFDQATEAAIAEAMRKGGIVPVTGKMLAKAAKDVKPSTKKWFESAKNHALYANQSGFYDDILTYLGLKK
- a CDS encoding leucyl/phenylalanyl-tRNA--protein transferase encodes the protein MIPPEILLDAYAQGVFPMAEGGEIVWFSPMLRGIIPLDERFHIPHGLRKKLRKSPFEIRYDTAFREVMLGCAARDSTWIDNVILESYCRLHELGHAHSVECWDADGLQGGLYGVAMGKAFFGESMFTRKTDASKIALVALVGRLRELGFGLLDTQWMTDHLRAFGGCEISRHEYLSLLDELT
- a CDS encoding tetratricopeptide repeat protein, with the protein product MSAAFTRAQLLRERGRHEEAVAILLSHLAHHPEDPAAFIELALNRMEIPGQMKLALGDARSATGLLPGLAFPLALQSRILTHLNKAKEALALAESAIALEPDSDYAWNSKCVALIDLTRWKDAEEAARKALEIDPDDEMGSNLLAHVLRMQNRLDESEEESSRRLARDPENAFSFATAGWAALQRGDIKGAEEKFRESLRIDPEMGYAREGLKESFRARSAFFRLFLKWSFFLQKFSESNRTLIIISLIIGFRVLRTLAAGIHPLLVVLVVFAYYLFVFGSWLSSGLANFFLLRDPVARMSLDRMEKIEGMAIAALFFGGTSSVLVGFTMPMMPLAAAGCALLAAAIPASMVFTNPSRKGTAVFALITAAIFIAGAGLTAEVIAHPENGLMKHRAGNLFTTMIVLCAGASWLGMARSLRTRG
- a CDS encoding gamma-glutamylcyclotransferase; amino-acid sequence: MNVNPVFVYGTLKKGGSNHFRMGRTSFVGAGRIFGKMYRIDWYPALVCGGDSLVRGELYLVSDADLAALDRFEGITPETDEPREYRRVKTMVTLDSGETGEAWVWEWAGGIGAAIPLDGEDWLAYEPNPS
- a CDS encoding PEP-CTERM sorting domain-containing protein; translation: MKALIALAAALVVASAMSSQGQTLTWNLGGSAGYGSSNGNSLSFTQSGVKVTASAWSYTKGSSNNALESAKLGQWSPGLGVVNREENNSSPWHQVDNYLQNDYILFVFDHLVTVQSVKITPSPGPYDQDVSYWVGNIANSNLDGVSYSGLAALGFLPEKVVSGNSSSSSKIVGIDSPSSGINAILFGPERGLETDSTFIDAFKVGNITAKVVPEPSAALLFVISSLGFCLRRRR
- a CDS encoding PQQ-dependent sugar dehydrogenase — encoded protein: MYSATAFSILPIALASSLHAGIGTEVVYKGLERPVWAGAPASVKGKLWVMEQAGTVWIIDLATGEKSKEPFLDIRDKVTRKSNEQGLLGLAFAPDFGKSGRYYINYNELGGDSRIVRYVTKDGATTDPESGEIILEYKQPFGNHNGGWLDFGHDGFLYIATGDGGAANDPKNLAQDLTSHLGKLLRLDVSGEKGYKVPKDNAFAGKRGALPEIHAIGLRNPWRCSFDRQTGDFWIGDVGQNHWEEINFVENGKAGGMNFGWRLREGEIETPKKEVGGKKPNANVEPVYVYKHGSGPSEGLSVTGGYVYRGSKVPDLIGRYVFADYQNPRIWSLVEKDGSVSGFTDHTSELQPEGGRINLISSFGEDAEGELYITDLSGPVYRVVEK